The following are from one region of the Rosistilla carotiformis genome:
- a CDS encoding DUF1501 domain-containing protein: MISRRQFIGSGGFSLGAIAAGSLLASESGDASSAIEASLPHFAPKAKRVIFLTQSGGPSQIELFDHKPQLGKLAGTELPDSVRQGQRLTGMTKNQKQLILPSVAKFRRHGRCGAMVGEWLPHLGAIADEVCFVKSMVTDQINHAPAMTKFLTGHQLVGRPSFGCWASYGLGSENKNLPDYVVMLSRMQRGSDQPLYDHYWGSGFLPSEHQGVKLRSARDPVLYLKDPDGFPRELRREMLDALGSLNGKHFEATADPEIESRIEQYEMAFRMQASVPELTDLSDEPGSVFDMYGPDSRRPGSYAANCILARRMAQRGVRFIQLFHPDWDHHSRLSSWCVSRCMDTDQASAALVLDLKRHGLLDDTLVIWGGEFGRGVAGQGDWQSPNAGRDHHPRCFTVWMAGAGIKPGFSYGATDDFSYNVVENPVHVHDLHATALHLLGIDHQRFTHRHQGLDFRLTGVEPARVVNELIV; the protein is encoded by the coding sequence ATGATTTCGAGACGACAGTTTATCGGTTCGGGCGGGTTCAGTCTCGGCGCGATCGCCGCCGGTTCGTTGCTTGCCAGCGAGTCGGGCGACGCGAGTTCAGCGATTGAGGCCTCGCTGCCTCATTTTGCACCGAAGGCCAAGCGGGTCATCTTCCTAACGCAGTCGGGCGGGCCGTCGCAGATCGAGCTGTTCGATCACAAGCCGCAGCTGGGCAAATTGGCTGGGACCGAATTGCCCGATAGCGTTCGCCAGGGGCAGCGTTTGACGGGGATGACTAAGAACCAGAAGCAATTGATCTTGCCATCGGTTGCCAAGTTTCGGCGGCACGGTCGATGTGGCGCGATGGTCGGGGAGTGGTTACCGCATCTCGGCGCGATCGCCGACGAAGTCTGTTTCGTCAAGTCGATGGTGACCGATCAGATCAACCATGCTCCCGCGATGACGAAGTTTTTGACTGGCCATCAATTGGTGGGGCGGCCGAGTTTCGGATGCTGGGCAAGCTACGGGCTGGGGAGCGAGAACAAGAATCTTCCCGACTACGTTGTCATGTTGTCGCGGATGCAGCGCGGCAGCGATCAGCCGCTGTACGACCATTATTGGGGGAGTGGTTTTTTGCCTTCGGAGCATCAGGGCGTCAAGCTGCGTAGCGCTCGCGATCCGGTTTTGTATCTGAAGGATCCCGACGGATTCCCGCGAGAATTGCGACGCGAGATGCTCGATGCCCTCGGTTCGTTGAACGGCAAGCATTTCGAAGCGACCGCCGATCCCGAGATCGAATCGCGGATCGAGCAGTATGAGATGGCGTTTCGAATGCAGGCAAGCGTCCCCGAGTTGACCGATCTGAGCGATGAACCGGGATCGGTCTTCGATATGTATGGGCCCGATTCAAGGCGTCCGGGGAGCTATGCGGCCAACTGTATCCTGGCCCGCCGAATGGCTCAGCGCGGGGTACGTTTTATCCAGCTGTTTCATCCCGACTGGGATCATCATTCTCGACTGAGTTCGTGGTGTGTGTCGCGTTGTATGGACACCGATCAGGCGAGTGCGGCGTTGGTTTTGGATCTGAAGCGGCACGGTTTGCTGGACGATACGCTGGTGATCTGGGGGGGCGAATTTGGCCGTGGGGTAGCGGGGCAGGGGGATTGGCAATCGCCCAACGCGGGCCGCGATCATCATCCGCGATGCTTTACGGTCTGGATGGCTGGGGCGGGGATCAAGCCCGGCTTCAGCTACGGAGCGACCGACGACTTCAGCTACAACGTGGTCGAAAACCCCGTGCACGTTCACGACTTGCACGCCACCGCGCTACATCTTTTGGGGATCGATCACCAGCGGTTTACTCATCGACACCAAGGGCTCGATTTCCGGTTGACCGGTGTCGAGCCTGCGCGTGTCGTTAATGAGCTGATCGTTTGA
- the nusA gene encoding transcription termination factor NusA produces the protein MNPQDLLRYVDSLHREKNIDPSLLFSAIESALATAARRQYGEEADIIVRIDHDSGRIHAEINGAPLDQEQIGRIGAQTAKQVIIQKVREAERDALMAEYREQIGQMVSGVIQRADGGVATVQLGNVEAILPRSEQISGESLHANERVRAVVFEVRATGNRVRVVLSRTRPQLVKCLFEQEIPELSEGVIAINSISREPGYRSKVAVSSTDSQVDPIAVCVGYRGSRIKSVREELAGEHIDVVRYSDDPQILIPNALQPAEIEQVLLCNMIGRAIVLVQEDQLSLAIGRRGQNVRLASKLCGWDIEIMTGGELEEQIERAVAGFSQLDGMTEDLAQQLVEQGYLSYDDLSVIEPETLMQMGGLTAEQVDVIVEQAETQAEEAEAAATEERKKRKHERETAAAQAAVDESAAAESGQAAEEAVAEGSEENVSDGAQQGESDSSVAVEDAEEDRGSEAVSEEENATVESETIDESTKQDSDKENVAVENTNNDDEAEQIASGELEDPDKT, from the coding sequence ATGAATCCTCAGGATCTACTTCGATACGTCGATTCTCTTCATCGCGAGAAGAATATTGACCCCTCGCTACTATTTTCGGCCATTGAGTCCGCGCTGGCGACTGCTGCGCGCCGACAGTACGGCGAAGAAGCTGACATTATTGTGCGTATTGATCATGATTCTGGTAGAATCCATGCCGAAATCAATGGCGCGCCGTTGGACCAAGAGCAGATCGGCCGGATTGGAGCTCAGACAGCTAAGCAGGTCATCATTCAAAAGGTGCGCGAGGCCGAACGCGATGCCTTGATGGCAGAATATCGCGAACAGATTGGGCAGATGGTCAGTGGCGTGATCCAGCGAGCTGACGGAGGAGTTGCAACGGTTCAGTTGGGGAATGTCGAAGCGATTTTGCCTCGCAGCGAACAGATTTCTGGCGAAAGTTTGCATGCCAACGAACGTGTTCGCGCGGTTGTGTTCGAAGTTCGCGCGACCGGAAATCGGGTCCGCGTGGTCCTCAGCCGGACGCGACCTCAGTTGGTGAAGTGCCTGTTCGAGCAGGAGATTCCCGAATTGTCCGAAGGCGTGATCGCGATCAATTCGATCAGCCGCGAGCCTGGTTATCGCAGCAAGGTCGCTGTCAGTAGCACCGATTCGCAAGTCGATCCGATTGCGGTTTGTGTTGGTTATCGGGGCAGCCGCATTAAGAGCGTCCGCGAGGAGTTGGCGGGAGAGCATATCGATGTGGTTCGCTACAGCGATGACCCTCAGATCCTGATTCCCAACGCGTTGCAGCCCGCCGAGATCGAGCAGGTGCTGTTGTGTAATATGATCGGGCGTGCGATTGTGTTGGTTCAGGAAGACCAGTTGTCGTTGGCTATCGGTCGTCGCGGACAGAACGTTCGTTTGGCGAGCAAGCTGTGCGGCTGGGATATCGAAATCATGACCGGCGGAGAGCTGGAAGAGCAGATCGAGCGTGCCGTGGCTGGATTTAGCCAGTTAGATGGCATGACCGAAGATCTGGCTCAGCAATTGGTCGAACAAGGTTATCTGTCGTATGATGATCTTTCGGTGATCGAGCCGGAAACGCTCATGCAGATGGGTGGGCTGACGGCCGAACAGGTCGATGTGATCGTCGAACAAGCGGAAACGCAGGCGGAAGAAGCCGAAGCTGCGGCTACCGAAGAACGCAAAAAACGCAAGCACGAACGCGAGACAGCAGCGGCTCAGGCAGCCGTTGACGAATCGGCTGCGGCGGAATCAGGTCAGGCGGCGGAAGAAGCTGTGGCCGAAGGTTCCGAGGAGAATGTTTCCGATGGAGCCCAACAGGGTGAGAGTGATTCGTCGGTGGCTGTGGAAGACGCGGAAGAAGACCGCGGTTCCGAAGCGGTTAGCGAAGAAGAAAATGCAACAGTAGAATCGGAGACGATTGACGAATCGACGAAGCAAGATTCTGATAAAGAGAATGTTGCCGTTGAAAATACAAATAACGATGACGAAGCGGAACAGATCGCTTCGGGTGAATTGGAAGATCCGGACAAGACGTAA
- a CDS encoding c-type cytochrome domain-containing protein, which yields MSIFQRIAIVMLLASGSLTIAQPAWAVITRAQRIELTQVGGIIKNAGENYLQGKFEESGKLVEEAQSRLEKLVAEGDMQLFREADSLFTRIGRAHALLELEGIRLAPFAKPEPPQPMAAPKPEAPAKPAPEPATEGISFTKEVAPILVQRCGRCHVTGNRGDFSMSDYATLMKGPAIGIVVAPGSPEGSRLIEAIATGSMPPNGNGIPAAELKKLSVWVAAGAKYDGADTAMQLTSFATTAGQPARTPAAAIRQSTGKESVSFAKDVASILVQNCNGCHIDAMQTQGGLRMDTFAQLNRGGDSGPIVMPGKADMSLLLQRIKGEGGNRMPAGGRPPLSDEQIQMISTWIQEGATLDGKSPDQPLRVMTALAWARDATHEELMQRRTEMADHNWKMGSPEDEPTQIETDNFYVVGSVGPNTLKAVAEQAEAALSDAKGIVRRPEKQGQSTFKGRATIFAFPRRYDYSEFGRMIEGRSLPQDWTQHWRYDGLDAYAAIVVTPNDEDAQIKSRLIGPLTSLLVAETGDVPHWLSEGIGRAAFAKSAGRDNETVDTWNEELPVALAAFSKPEQLLTNKLPPNQADLISYAIGQFLIDRAYKPKFDKLINELAAGKDFGTAFVTAYGGQPKDVLTAFGRWYQANAGRRGR from the coding sequence ATGTCCATATTCCAACGAATCGCGATCGTCATGCTGTTGGCCAGCGGATCGCTAACGATCGCGCAGCCCGCCTGGGCCGTGATCACCCGCGCCCAACGCATCGAACTGACTCAAGTCGGTGGGATCATCAAAAACGCCGGCGAAAACTACCTGCAAGGCAAATTCGAAGAGTCGGGCAAATTGGTCGAAGAAGCCCAATCGCGGCTGGAAAAATTGGTTGCCGAAGGGGACATGCAGCTGTTTCGCGAAGCCGATTCGCTGTTCACGCGGATCGGCCGGGCTCACGCGCTTCTGGAACTCGAAGGCATCCGCTTGGCTCCGTTCGCAAAACCTGAGCCGCCCCAACCGATGGCAGCCCCCAAACCGGAAGCTCCAGCCAAGCCAGCCCCCGAACCAGCGACCGAAGGGATCAGTTTCACCAAAGAAGTGGCTCCGATCTTGGTCCAACGCTGCGGACGCTGTCACGTGACCGGCAATCGCGGCGACTTCAGCATGTCCGACTACGCAACGCTGATGAAGGGCCCTGCAATCGGCATCGTCGTCGCTCCAGGCAGCCCCGAAGGCAGCCGGTTGATCGAAGCGATCGCAACGGGCAGCATGCCCCCCAACGGAAACGGAATCCCCGCGGCGGAACTAAAGAAATTGAGCGTCTGGGTCGCCGCCGGAGCGAAATACGACGGTGCCGATACCGCGATGCAATTAACCTCCTTTGCAACGACGGCCGGCCAACCCGCTCGCACGCCAGCGGCCGCGATCCGCCAATCGACAGGCAAAGAATCGGTCAGCTTTGCCAAAGACGTCGCATCGATCCTGGTCCAAAACTGCAACGGATGCCATATCGACGCGATGCAAACCCAAGGCGGCCTGCGGATGGACACGTTCGCCCAGTTGAACCGCGGCGGCGACAGTGGCCCGATCGTGATGCCGGGCAAGGCGGACATGAGCCTGCTGTTGCAGCGAATCAAAGGCGAAGGAGGCAACCGCATGCCCGCCGGCGGACGCCCTCCCCTTTCCGACGAACAGATCCAAATGATCAGCACCTGGATCCAAGAAGGAGCGACGCTGGATGGCAAAAGCCCCGACCAGCCGCTTCGCGTGATGACCGCGCTGGCCTGGGCGCGCGACGCGACGCACGAAGAACTGATGCAACGCCGCACCGAGATGGCCGATCACAATTGGAAGATGGGCAGCCCCGAAGATGAGCCGACACAGATCGAAACGGACAACTTTTACGTCGTCGGCAGCGTCGGCCCCAACACGCTCAAAGCCGTCGCCGAACAAGCCGAAGCCGCGTTGTCCGATGCCAAGGGAATCGTCCGCCGCCCTGAAAAACAGGGCCAATCAACCTTCAAAGGCCGCGCGACCATCTTCGCCTTCCCGCGTCGCTACGACTACAGCGAATTTGGCCGGATGATCGAGGGCCGCTCCCTTCCGCAGGACTGGACCCAGCACTGGCGTTACGACGGCCTGGATGCCTACGCGGCAATTGTCGTCACCCCCAACGACGAGGATGCGCAGATCAAATCGCGACTGATCGGCCCACTGACCAGCCTGCTGGTCGCCGAGACGGGAGACGTTCCGCACTGGCTCAGTGAAGGAATCGGACGAGCTGCGTTTGCAAAATCTGCCGGTCGCGACAACGAAACCGTCGACACCTGGAACGAAGAACTTCCCGTGGCGCTGGCAGCCTTCAGCAAGCCCGAGCAATTGCTCACCAACAAACTGCCACCGAACCAAGCCGATCTGATTTCGTACGCGATCGGGCAGTTCCTGATCGATCGAGCTTACAAGCCGAAGTTCGACAAACTGATCAACGAACTCGCCGCCGGCAAAGACTTTGGCACCGCCTTCGTGACCGCCTACGGTGGCCAACCTAAGGATGTGTTAACCGCCTTCGGCCGCTGGTACCAAGCCAACGCCGGACGCCGAGGACGATAG
- a CDS encoding response regulator — MNHPPAKQILVAEDDPVFRRVIVFALKQVGFSVDSVSDGEQAHRQLNLGDYDMLVTDHQMPLCSGLDLIHRLRESNRFAQLPIVLCTARGLELDKEHLLAEFQLTDIMHKPFSPRLLAERIRYQLAKHDLSHPPRPQNACI; from the coding sequence ATGAATCACCCCCCTGCAAAACAGATCCTAGTCGCCGAAGACGACCCCGTTTTCCGTCGCGTGATTGTGTTCGCCTTAAAACAAGTGGGATTCTCCGTCGATTCGGTCAGCGACGGTGAACAAGCGCACCGTCAATTGAACTTGGGCGACTATGACATGCTGGTCACCGACCACCAGATGCCACTGTGCAGCGGGCTCGACCTGATCCACCGTCTTCGTGAATCCAACCGCTTTGCCCAGCTTCCCATCGTGCTGTGCACTGCCCGCGGGCTCGAACTGGACAAAGAACACCTGCTGGCCGAGTTCCAACTGACCGATATCATGCACAAACCGTTCAGCCCGCGACTGCTGGCCGAACGGATCCGCTACCAGCTGGCCAAACACGACCTGAGCCACCCGCCGCGCCCCCAAAACGCCTGTATCTGA
- a CDS encoding PSD1 and planctomycete cytochrome C domain-containing protein, which translates to MKTTRFPIEASVRRLVCLTVVGLFFSLFVSGGSGRAEADDAIGFSQAILPLLSDRCFHCHGPDEGTREADLRLDIEAGAKADLGGYRPITAGDLDASEVWQRIVSDDPDLVMPPPDSHRKPLTEGERAAIRQWIFEGAKWGKHWSFEPPQRGQVPTSAAHPIDAFVRDLLQREGLQPSPRAAAATQIRRLAFSLTGMSPDAAVMDAFVDSPSDEAWQEAVDRMLESPQHAERMAMWWLDAARYSDSDGFQIDATRQNWPWRDWVIDAFQKNMPFDRFTIEQFAGDLLPDATAEQILATCFHRNHMTNGEGGRDPEESRVDYVIDRVNTVGTVWLGLTLGCTQCHSHKFDPISHRDYYAVSAFFNSIDEDGKAGMGAKPYLEYTSPKAEQAVEELAEFVAKCETDEAAERAAAESRFQVWLQDQRRNALDPSAYQPWWVPESVQVSSSEGTVFEVDSEQVVVASGPDTPRDDYRIELEVPAGMRQVSGWKIEVLPDASHVDGRYTRFGTGDFTLTSVKLSGKRTSSPIEMELPLARATADFEPQKERKSVWDRRYANIAETLNDDARDGWTSEGADANQSRVGVYELTSPWEVQPGDRLVVVFQQRSTHGHANIGKFRIALASELGETVRRADGGSPMRDWLESLADATDSEKGETIPDDLRKRLLDQFLLSDYVYQEQHQRLQQARRQLKAVRGQTKPRKVMVLKDRETPRKTHVLQRGVWDAKGEEVSPGVLPSVFDWPQEDLATRLDLARWLVDSKNPLTARVIVNQMWQMMFGSGLVRTPDDFGLQGELPTHPRLLDWLAVELIEADWDLRHVLRLIATSETFRQSSVASASLRERDADNRLLSRYPRRRLPAWMLRDNALKVSGVLNSTVGGPPVYPYQPPGVWSEITMGRFDYDPSLGPAQYRRTLYSFWRRSVAPTFLFDSAQRRVCETGVRLTNTPLQALTLMNDQTMLEASRSLADLSGDAGQTEFAQQLAVRVLGRSLDESELVEVLRVYERTLQTFDRQPEAAARYVTVGQRPKVSPEAAPRVAAWMTVASLLMNLDEAISYE; encoded by the coding sequence ATGAAAACTACACGATTTCCCATCGAGGCTTCTGTGCGGAGATTGGTTTGCCTTACCGTCGTCGGTCTGTTTTTCAGCTTGTTCGTCAGCGGAGGTTCCGGTCGCGCGGAGGCTGATGATGCGATCGGATTCTCGCAGGCTATCCTGCCGCTGCTCTCGGATCGCTGCTTTCATTGCCACGGGCCCGATGAGGGGACTCGCGAGGCGGATCTTCGGTTGGATATCGAAGCGGGGGCGAAAGCCGATCTCGGAGGCTATCGGCCGATTACCGCGGGGGATCTCGACGCCAGTGAGGTCTGGCAAAGGATCGTTTCGGATGATCCCGATCTCGTGATGCCGCCGCCCGATTCGCATCGCAAGCCGTTAACCGAAGGGGAGCGGGCGGCGATCCGGCAGTGGATTTTCGAAGGTGCTAAATGGGGGAAACATTGGTCGTTTGAACCGCCGCAGCGCGGGCAGGTGCCGACGTCGGCGGCGCATCCGATCGATGCGTTTGTTCGCGATTTGCTGCAGAGAGAAGGCTTGCAGCCGTCGCCGCGAGCCGCTGCTGCGACGCAGATCCGTCGCTTGGCGTTCAGTCTGACCGGGATGTCCCCCGACGCCGCGGTGATGGATGCGTTTGTCGATTCGCCATCGGACGAAGCGTGGCAGGAAGCTGTCGACAGGATGCTGGAGTCGCCGCAACATGCCGAGCGGATGGCAATGTGGTGGTTGGATGCGGCGCGTTATTCCGATTCCGATGGGTTTCAGATCGATGCCACTCGGCAGAACTGGCCGTGGCGCGATTGGGTGATCGATGCGTTTCAGAAGAACATGCCGTTTGATCGGTTCACGATCGAACAGTTTGCCGGCGACCTGCTGCCCGACGCCACGGCCGAACAGATTCTTGCAACCTGTTTTCACCGCAATCACATGACCAACGGTGAAGGCGGCCGCGATCCCGAGGAGTCGCGCGTCGACTATGTGATCGATCGTGTGAATACCGTCGGTACGGTCTGGTTGGGGCTGACACTCGGTTGCACCCAATGCCATTCGCACAAGTTTGATCCGATCAGCCACCGCGACTACTACGCCGTCTCGGCCTTCTTCAACAGCATCGATGAGGATGGCAAGGCGGGAATGGGGGCGAAGCCCTATCTGGAATACACTTCGCCCAAAGCCGAGCAGGCTGTCGAGGAGCTTGCCGAGTTTGTCGCCAAGTGTGAAACGGACGAAGCCGCCGAGCGAGCGGCTGCCGAGTCGCGGTTCCAGGTTTGGTTGCAAGACCAGCGGCGGAACGCTCTCGATCCGTCCGCCTATCAGCCGTGGTGGGTTCCTGAATCGGTCCAGGTCAGCAGCAGCGAGGGGACGGTTTTTGAAGTCGATAGCGAGCAGGTTGTCGTGGCATCGGGCCCCGATACGCCTCGCGACGATTATCGGATCGAGCTGGAAGTTCCCGCGGGGATGCGGCAGGTGAGCGGATGGAAGATTGAGGTCTTGCCAGACGCATCCCATGTCGACGGTCGCTACACGCGTTTCGGGACCGGCGACTTTACGCTGACCAGTGTGAAACTGTCGGGCAAACGGACCAGCAGTCCGATCGAGATGGAGTTGCCGCTCGCCCGGGCGACAGCCGATTTTGAACCGCAGAAAGAACGCAAATCGGTTTGGGACCGTCGCTACGCCAACATCGCCGAGACGTTAAACGATGACGCTCGCGATGGTTGGACTTCCGAAGGGGCGGATGCCAATCAGTCGCGGGTTGGCGTTTACGAACTGACGTCGCCATGGGAGGTTCAGCCGGGGGATCGTTTGGTTGTCGTCTTTCAGCAACGGTCGACGCACGGCCACGCGAACATTGGAAAGTTTCGGATCGCGTTGGCATCGGAGTTGGGCGAGACTGTGCGGCGGGCCGACGGCGGTTCACCGATGCGAGACTGGTTGGAGTCGCTGGCGGATGCTACCGATTCGGAGAAGGGGGAGACGATTCCCGACGACTTGCGGAAGCGATTGTTGGACCAGTTTCTGTTGAGCGATTACGTGTACCAAGAACAGCACCAGCGGTTGCAGCAGGCGCGGCGGCAGTTGAAGGCGGTCCGCGGTCAGACGAAGCCCCGCAAGGTGATGGTGTTGAAGGATCGCGAGACGCCGCGGAAAACACATGTGTTGCAGCGAGGCGTTTGGGACGCGAAGGGAGAAGAGGTTTCGCCGGGTGTGCTTCCCAGCGTGTTCGATTGGCCGCAAGAGGATTTGGCGACGCGGTTGGACCTGGCGCGGTGGCTGGTCGATTCCAAGAACCCGCTGACCGCACGGGTGATCGTGAATCAGATGTGGCAGATGATGTTCGGTTCGGGGCTGGTTCGGACTCCCGACGACTTCGGTTTGCAGGGAGAGTTGCCGACACATCCCCGCTTGTTGGATTGGTTGGCGGTAGAGCTGATCGAAGCTGACTGGGATCTGCGGCACGTGCTGCGATTGATCGCGACCAGCGAGACGTTTCGTCAATCGAGCGTCGCGTCGGCGTCGCTGCGGGAGCGCGATGCGGATAACCGGTTGCTGTCCCGCTATCCTCGGCGGCGCTTGCCGGCGTGGATGTTGCGCGACAATGCGTTGAAGGTTTCGGGGGTGCTGAATTCGACCGTCGGTGGCCCGCCGGTGTACCCCTACCAACCGCCCGGTGTCTGGTCGGAAATCACGATGGGGCGATTTGATTACGATCCCAGCTTAGGACCGGCGCAGTACCGTCGCACGCTGTATTCGTTTTGGCGTCGGTCGGTCGCGCCGACCTTCTTGTTCGACAGCGCTCAGCGCCGTGTCTGCGAAACCGGTGTGCGGTTGACCAACACGCCACTGCAGGCACTGACGCTGATGAACGATCAGACGATGCTCGAAGCGTCGCGCAGCTTGGCTGATTTGTCGGGCGACGCGGGGCAAACTGAATTTGCACAGCAGTTGGCGGTTCGCGTTTTGGGGCGGTCGTTGGACGAATCGGAGTTGGTGGAAGTGCTGCGAGTGTACGAGCGGACGCTGCAGACGTTCGATCGTCAGCCCGAGGCCGCGGCGCGTTACGTGACCGTGGGGCAGCGACCCAAGGTGTCGCCGGAGGCGGCGCCGCGCGTGGCGGCTTGGATGACGGTGGCCAGTTTGTTGATGAACCTTGACGAAGCGATCAGTTATGAATGA
- the xerD gene encoding site-specific tyrosine recombinase XerD encodes MARPTKLQQLKSRGPAQNSDGRSQSYCADFIVYLRNECHLAENSIKAYSRDLKRFLDWLEDRSIPRLKIAELSQYVSWLCQRSLAPASVARHVVALRTFYKYLQLEGVVRDNPAELLTTQKLWQRMPGVLSPSQVDGLLAAPRRSDSYWQRDRALLEVLYATGCRASEVCGLRLQNVNLKQKHLKCEGKGGKQRMVPLGLRSIESIQFYIDQLRPRLVALAATTPDHLFLSRSGQALDRIQVWRLVKRYAQRAGISDEISPHSLRHSFATHLLAGGAGLRQVQEMLGHANIQTTQIYTHVDHSRLQKVHREFHPRA; translated from the coding sequence ATGGCCCGTCCAACCAAGCTGCAGCAATTGAAGTCGCGCGGTCCGGCGCAAAATTCCGATGGACGGAGTCAGTCGTATTGCGCCGACTTTATCGTTTATCTGCGGAACGAATGCCATTTGGCGGAGAACTCGATCAAGGCTTACAGCCGCGATCTGAAGCGTTTCCTCGATTGGTTGGAGGACCGGTCGATCCCGCGTCTGAAGATCGCCGAACTTTCGCAGTATGTCAGTTGGCTGTGCCAGCGGTCGCTTGCGCCGGCGAGCGTGGCGCGGCACGTCGTCGCTCTGCGAACCTTTTATAAGTACTTGCAGCTGGAGGGGGTGGTTCGGGATAACCCTGCGGAACTGCTGACCACCCAGAAATTGTGGCAGCGGATGCCGGGGGTGCTCAGCCCCAGCCAAGTCGATGGTCTGCTGGCCGCACCGCGCCGCTCGGACAGTTATTGGCAGCGGGATCGAGCGTTGTTGGAGGTGTTGTATGCGACTGGGTGTCGGGCGTCGGAGGTCTGCGGTTTGCGGCTGCAGAACGTCAATCTAAAGCAGAAGCATCTGAAGTGTGAAGGAAAGGGGGGCAAGCAGCGGATGGTCCCGTTGGGGCTGCGCTCGATCGAATCGATCCAGTTTTATATCGATCAGTTGAGGCCCCGTTTGGTCGCTTTGGCGGCAACGACGCCGGACCATTTGTTCCTCAGTCGCAGCGGGCAAGCGCTCGATCGAATCCAGGTTTGGCGGCTGGTCAAACGCTACGCCCAGCGGGCGGGAATCTCCGACGAGATCAGTCCGCACAGTTTGCGGCACAGTTTTGCAACACACTTGTTGGCCGGAGGGGCGGGGTTGCGGCAGGTCCAGGAGATGTTGGGGCACGCCAACATCCAGACGACGCAGATCTACACCCACGTCGATCACAGTCGGCTGCAGAAGGTGCATCGCGAATTTCATCCGCGGGCTTAG